A window from Methylococcus mesophilus encodes these proteins:
- the proC gene encoding pyrroline-5-carboxylate reductase, which produces MKHKTLGFIGAGNMASSLVGGLVADGYPARDIWVSDVDEAKLDALSLKFGVNVSGDNRRVAGLAEILVLAVKPQILRGVAEGVADLVAETRPLVLSVVAGVGESAIDRWLGGGQAIVRCMPNTPALVKSSATALHANGKTTSAERSEAESILRAVGVTVWVEREEALDAVTAISGSGPAYFFLLMEAMENAAADLGLDPAIARLLVQQTALGAARIAIESEEGPSQLRQRVTSPKGTTEQAIGVFEERGLREIVKEAVSAAHARAIELARDLGEE; this is translated from the coding sequence ATGAAGCACAAGACACTTGGGTTCATCGGGGCCGGCAACATGGCCTCGAGCCTGGTGGGAGGCCTGGTGGCCGATGGTTACCCGGCCCGTGACATCTGGGTATCGGATGTGGATGAAGCCAAGCTGGATGCGCTTTCGCTGAAATTCGGCGTGAACGTGAGCGGAGACAACCGGCGGGTGGCCGGGCTGGCGGAAATCCTGGTCCTGGCTGTGAAGCCGCAGATCCTGCGGGGAGTGGCGGAAGGCGTGGCGGACCTCGTTGCGGAAACCCGGCCGCTGGTGCTGTCGGTCGTGGCCGGCGTCGGCGAGTCCGCCATCGACCGCTGGCTGGGCGGCGGCCAAGCGATCGTCCGCTGCATGCCGAACACCCCGGCGCTGGTCAAGAGTTCCGCGACCGCTCTGCATGCGAACGGCAAGACGACCTCGGCCGAGCGCAGCGAGGCCGAGAGCATCCTACGTGCCGTCGGCGTGACCGTCTGGGTCGAGCGGGAGGAGGCGCTGGACGCCGTCACGGCGATTTCCGGCAGCGGACCGGCCTACTTCTTCCTGCTGATGGAAGCGATGGAAAATGCCGCCGCGGACCTGGGTCTCGATCCGGCGATCGCACGCCTTCTGGTACAGCAGACCGCGCTCGGGGCCGCCCGCATCGCCATCGAGTCCGAAGAAGGTCCTTCTCAGCTGCGGCAGCGGGTCACCTCCCCCAAGGGGACGACTGAGCAGGCCATCGGCGTGTTCGAGGAACGAGGGCTGCGTGAAATCGTGAAAGAAGCCGTATCGGCCGCTCATGCGCGAGCGATCGAGCTGGCGCGGGACCTGGGAGAGGAGTGA